Within the Aquipuribacter hungaricus genome, the region GCTCGACGTCACCGACGACGCCTCCGTGGCCGCGCTCGCCGAGGCCGTGGCCGACCAGCCGTCGGTCGACCTGGTCCTGCACTGCGCGGGCGGCGCGCTCGGCATGGAGCCGGTCGTCGAGGCCGACGTCGACCGCTGGCGCCGGATGTACGACACCAACGTGCTCGGCGTGGTCCGGGTCACCCAGGCCCTGCTGCCGCGGCTGCGCGAGAGCAGGGCCGGCCAGGTCGTCGTCATGGGGTCGATCGCCGGCTCCGAGGTCTACCCCGGCGGGGGCGGGTACGTCGCGGCCAAGCACGCCGTCCGCGCCACCACGGAGACGCTGCGCTGGGAGCTGCACACCGAGGGCATCCGGGTCTCGGAGGTCGCCCCGGGCATGGTGCAGACCGACGAGTTCGCGCTGGTCCGCTTCGACGGCGACGCCGAGCGGGCGGCCGCGGTGTACGCCGGCACCACGCCCGTGACCGCCGAGGACGTGGCCGAGGTCGTCGTCTTCGTCGCCACGCGGCCCGCCCACGTCGATATCGACCGCGTCGTCGTCAAGCCCGTGCTGCAGGCGAACGGCCACACCGTCCACCGCCCGGGAGCCTGACGCCGCCGCTTTGATTACCCAGGCTAACGGTCTGCTGCTAGCCTGGACCCCGATGACAGCCCCCGCGGACACCCCCCGCCGCCCGTCCGACGCCTCGCCGGGCGGGCTCTCGGCCGACCTCCGCGTCTCGCTCATGCGGGCGGTCCGCCGGCTGCGCGCGGAGAAGTCCGACGCCGACATCACCGACTCGCAGTACGCGGTGCTCGGCACCCTCGACCGGCACGGCGCCATGACGTCTGCGGCGCTCGCCGGGCACGAGCGGGTGCGTCCGCCGTCGATGACGCGCCTGGTGGCGGGCC harbors:
- a CDS encoding MarR family winged helix-turn-helix transcriptional regulator, with the translated sequence MTAPADTPRRPSDASPGGLSADLRVSLMRAVRRLRAEKSDADITDSQYAVLGTLDRHGAMTSAALAGHERVRPPSMTRLVAGLLEAGLVTRAAHPDDGRAQIVELTDAGRDAVAETRRRRDEWLCHHLAGLPEEDRRTLARAAVLLSELSEA
- a CDS encoding SDR family NAD(P)-dependent oxidoreductase — protein: MQHEQHDEGDDGHDRAEDGRAHGVHRERLGHPDELSTTHPSRVGDLWQGGGMPDVPRPDQPQQPAQPQQPAQPQQAGLAPDAAGRGTAVVTGASSGIGAASARALAAAGFHVVCAARRVDRLHALAAEVGGRAVELDVTDDASVAALAEAVADQPSVDLVLHCAGGALGMEPVVEADVDRWRRMYDTNVLGVVRVTQALLPRLRESRAGQVVVMGSIAGSEVYPGGGGYVAAKHAVRATTETLRWELHTEGIRVSEVAPGMVQTDEFALVRFDGDAERAAAVYAGTTPVTAEDVAEVVVFVATRPAHVDIDRVVVKPVLQANGHTVHRPGA